CAGCATTAGATTGCTGTCAGCATCATCAGCATCTAATGTCAAACAGCATTATGCGGGACCAGGTCCGGTCTAGCACCCAGTCACCAGAGTTCAAATAAAAGCATTTATGTGCATACCCGAAGCTCTTGGCCTTGGGCAAGCACTGGTAAAATTAGGGGAATCACATATTTCTCTTTTCTCATTTTGACCAAAATTTTATAATAAAACAAATGGTATTAAACTTAATTTTGAGTGGCCATTCTCAAACACATAGCTTCGTATAATTCTCATGGAGCTGTGTATAATTATCTTGGAGTTCCAAGGTTTGTATAATTATCAGGGTGTTTAACAAGGTTGGCTAGAATGATAGAGGAGCTGCCTTCTGACTTTGTGTCAGTTGGGATCATCATAGATTAAAGCTTTCATTATATTCCCGAAATTTCTTCATGGATAATTGGTTTCTTTGTCAAAGTAAAGTTCTTTGTTATCCTGTTGGATAACGTAAGTTCAAATAACGCAAGATTCAAATCAAGTTGACAGTAAGAGCATTTCAGATCATTTGTGATTCGTAGGattgataagataagataagataataaGATAATGTATTGTTTGTACAAATTTTTATGGTATATCTAGATTTTTTTATGTATCTGCACAATTTTCTGGAATTTCCACAAAACTTTACCAATCTTTTGATATCACAAATAACTTAAAACGCTCTTGCTTTAAGACTCTTGTAAATCTTGCAAAACATTTTATCCAACAAGCTTTCCTTGATAATGAAAGCTCGATTATATAACCTAGAGATGAAGGAGGGGGAACCATTCTTTTTTGGAAGTATATATAAATTGCCCATCGGTGAATTACAGCTAATATGTTGAGTTGCAGCTAATATGTGAGTTGCAGCTAATATGTGAGTTGCAGCTAATATGTTGAGTTGCAGCTAATATGTGAGTTGCAGCTAATATGTTGAGTTGCAGCTAATATGTGAGTTGCAGCTAATATGTGAGTTGCAGCTAATATGTGAGTTGCAACTAGTATGTGAGAGTTGCAGCTAATATGTGAGTTGCAGCTAATATGTGAGTTGCAGCTAATATGTGAGTTGCAACTAGTATGTGAGAGTTGCAGCTAATATGTTGAGTTGCAGCTAATATGTGAGTTGCAGCTAATATGTGAGTTGCAGCTAATATGTGAGTTGCAGCTAATATGTGAGTTGCAACTAGTATGTGAGAGTTGCAGCTAATATGTGAGTTGCAGCTAATATGTGAGTTGCAGCTAATATGTGAGTTGCAACTAGTATGTGAGAGTTGCAGCTAATATGTTGAGTTGCAGCTAATATGTGAATTGCAGCTAATATGTGAATTGCAGCTAATATGTGAATTGCAGCTAATATGTGAGTTGCAGCTAATATGTGAGTTGCAGCTAATATGTGAGTTGCAGATGTCTTATAGAGGGATCACGATTCTAAGACAAAAGTGTTTGTATATCAGAGGAAAATAATACTGTCAAACCAGTGACAATTCCTTCGTTGTCGGaaacacctgccacaggtattTCCTAAAACACCTGTGGCAGAGGAcacaacacctgtgacagatgtCAGTTACTGTACCTGTGACTAATGATACCTATAGCATCTGAGGCAGAAGCTGTAGATGACATCAATTCCTTTAATTCCGGATCCCAAGAGCCCGAATCTGGGGAATGGAATGGACTGCTCTTGACTCGGTCGATCGCTGGTGACTGGTTCTGTCAACAGTCACCAGATGAGAAGAACTATGGACAGTGAGACAGCATATAACTAATATAACTGCTGATAAACCAACCCACATGTATGACAGGAAAATATGACGTGAACTTGTGAACTCATAACGTCGTAGACTCACAACAGGGCCTCATAACGTGATTGAATAGTAGAGGAAAGCTTCTCCTCACTTTCTCTACTGCTTTATATTGACTTCCTTTCATACTCCTGCTATGGCAGAATATGATATGATTTCTTGTGTGCTGATAAGAGTCCACGATATGAGGTCGAAGCGACGTCTTTTTAATTTCATGTTGTATATGTTTTAAGTTATTTATTGTAATTGGGAGTAATTGTTTTACTCGTATGAGTAATTTGCTCGAGTTTAGTGGCAGGATGAGGACAGTTTCTGCTGCGTCCCATCGTTAGAGAGCCAAGCATCATAGGACATAGGATCCAAGAATAGGACATAAACTTACAGGTttaagaagatgagaggaaatgtaagcattgtggagaaatgcccatcaaaccattggaacattatccaacacagtgcacagttacaaaccaaatTAGATTTAATATGAGACTTAGCAgcacagaagttgttaaacacattagACATTGTCTTACTGAAACTAACATACGTGTTAAAAGCACTCATTCACCGCATGAGTAAGCTAGAGatgagtaacacttagtggggcAGCCAGAGGCCTATGTCCCCACTCCTTGTAAACCATTAAACCTTGTATACCATGGTTTACAAGGTTTACAACCTTGTAAACCTTATAAACCAAAATAACAAACCCACCATGGTCATAGATGAGCCGGAACAAAAACTGTGAACTTCGCTTCGCTAAAACTTCGCTAAAACTGTGATTCATTATTTAGCGTAATGTGAGCTCAATAAGGACACCAATTCTGTAGTTCACAGCACTCGTAAACTGGAGCAGCTCACTACACCATAATGAGTGTATAACGTAGTTCACTCTGACACTCTGGCGGCGTAACTTGATATAATTTAATGCACGTAATGTGCTTCCTTATAGGACCGAGGCAGTAATTATATATTCATGCAGGTGTCTAACCGCTTGAAGCATTGCACGTTAATTGGtggttgatgattgtggtggttggttggtagtaatggtggttgaTTGTAGTAGTGGATTAAATATAACTTCTCATATTCTAGGCTTGGCTTACGAAAATTTAATGAAGGATTTCGCCAATATTTAACACTGACAATTTATCTTTTGAGCGCATTGAAAGGGATTTATTTATCATTCATTTCGTCATGCAAATTCGTTACTCTTGTTACAAGCACAGCCAACCAGAATAGCCCAAACGGGGCACTGTGTTCTGATTATCCGGTACccggaataggtacctgggtgttagtcagctgtcacgggctgctttctgggggtggaggcctggtcgaggaccgggccgcggggacactaaagccccgaaatcatctcaagataagatgatTACCCAGTGTGTGTGCGGGGTACGTGGGTACGCTAGCCAAGGGGTCCAAACTAGACCATTCTCCACGATTTTCCGCGTCTCGTGTGACAGTAATAGAGTTGCTTGCTCAGGTCTGGCATGCCTTCCCAAGTCTGATGCTTCCCTCTCATGCTGTCGCTCAGCACGGTGGTGAGTTGATGCTGTCGCAGATCCCAGTGTTGTTGATGTGTTGAGTTGATGCTCCATCAGATCCCACAACCGGATAAGCCTCTCttgttgttttttttcattttactCGGAGCATATGTTAATTTTTTTCAAGAGAGCATATATTCCAGCATCCCCTCGTCATCTCCTTCATCTCAGCATCACTCAAGCATCAGCCATGAAGCTTCATCTACTACTCGTGTGTATTGTGATGTGTTTGCAATTCATTTTAAGCTGTTAAACTTGATCCTGAGTAAATTGTCTATATATGAATGTATGCAGTAATCTCTCAATTGAATATACTTATGTTATTGAATTTAGAACTTAAGCTTCATTCAGTATTAATAGAGATTCTAAACTTTCCATGATTAGAATTACGAACAAAGAGATCCTTCTAATCTCCAACCGCAGATGTGGACTCAAAAGTTGGTTTGGTGTTGGCTAAGGCTAATCAACCACTGGATGGATATACCAGCCGGAATACTAGCACCctgaccagcaagtatactttagtatgTTATTGGCTGGTGTACGAGTCCCAGAGGATATATCGTTAGGCAATAACAGTGATGAGTTACAGCATATTATGTAGTTCTGTGTGAATATTCATTACTTCATGACCTTTAATAAATTACAAATTCTGCTCTAAGCAATGATGTGGTAAGAGCTTCCTTCCCAGATGAGCTGTGTCATGCTCTCTCTCATAAGCATACTCAGATCATACTCAGAGCCTGATTTCTAACTACAGACTACAGACTAAGAACagtcagttgaccagaccacacactagaaggtgaaggagacgacgacgtttcggaccgtcctggaccattctcaagtcgattgtcttgagaatggtccaggacggaccgaaacgtcgtcgttgtcccttcaccttctagtgtgtggtctggtcaacttactttagccacgttattgtgactcctcgcctgcttaAGAACAGTCAGTTGCCACTCTACAACAGCTCGTTGGGAGTGATCTGACTGCAACATACATACTCAGACAAcaggttatatatacatatgtaccaATGACCTAATTGCACTGatcttaaagtaaatatatactcAGACATCTCCTCTTTCCGGACAGCTCTCTAATCTCTGTCATTCATTTAGACCCTATAATCAGGGGGGACAAATATAATACCATTTTGACGAACACAAAATCAAATTTATCTATTGGAAAAATGATAAAGAACCCTGCAAAGTTTGTCATAGACCAAAATTATATACATTTTAGTATAACAAGAATGTCTCTGAAATTTATCATTCAGATTCGACCTTCAATTACATAAAGTGACAATCCACCCGTCAATGAATAGAGTTTAAAGACTATAATCTAAGGAGAGCAATCTAAGCAGTGAGAGGCATCTTGAGACAGTAGGTGGAGAtatgaagggagaggaggagaagaagggtaagaggatggggggaaggggtaggggaaggggtaggggaaggggtagggagggaggaatgggtaAGCGGGGAAGGAACAAATATGTTATGACTGCAAGAGGTAAATGTTTGAGAATAACTGCCCTAGCAGCATTCCTACGAGGGGCTGCAGCATTCCTACGAGGGCTGCAGCATTCCTACGAGGGTCTGCAGCATTCATACGAGGGCTGCAGCATTCCTACGAGGGCTGCAGCATTCCTACGAGGGGCTACATGGTTACATGCCAGGCGCGGACACCTCCACACCGCGACGATCATAACAGCATCCTGTAAATCAGGATGCTGATTTACAGAGACAtgctgagacagagacagagagagagagagagagagagagagagagagagagagagagagagagagagagagagagagagagagagagagagagagagagagagagagagagagagagagagagacagaaagagagaatgagaatCTTCATAGTAGAGCAGCGAAAGACTTCGATTCCCAGCTGTAAGTCGCTGGTTCGAATCTTGGCCGGAACAGAAACAATTTggcagcgtttcctttcacctcatgcccctgtttataaaacaataaatagaTACCTTGGGAGTCATACAGTTCCTAGGGGCTACAATCACAGGGATGGTCAGGATTGTTGGCAAGACAAGACAattacacacacaagcacacacacacacacacacctcactcgcGCTGTGACAAAccgggggaggattgactgggaaccattccataattatTTGTCCACGTCCTCCTTAGCAGTAATTTGGAGACGTGCGAGTAAAACCGATTGGAGGGTTGTGTTCCAAGGGGAAAACTAGTTGGGTAAGGCTTACCCACGAGGTATGGGaaaggaaagctctcagcctgctaacaggagccagAAGTCGTCTGCTGCTGAACCCAACTTTGTAACATAAAAAAAAGAGAAACAGATTGGGATTAATCTGTAGTTGGATGAAAGGGAACTGGATTAATGGGTGTCTAGATGAGATAGAAAGGGATTAATGGAGTCTGAACGAGACAGAAGTGGATTAATGGGTGTCTGGATGAGACAGAAGTGGATTAATGGATGTCTGGATGAGATAGAAGTGAATTAATCGGTGTCTGAACGGTACAGAAATGGATTAATTGGTGTCTAGATGAGACAGACTTGGATTAATGAGAGCTTGAATGTCTGAATaataacattttttttaatttgagctgCAATCTTGTGACTTAGGAAACCAAAATTGAAAATTACCCTTGGTCTGGgtcagaaataaataaataaataaataaataaataaataaataaataaataaatgtttatttaggtaaggtacatacatacgagagattttacaaagtttgttggactaatagatagagctggtacgtacaatgcctgaagccactattacgtaaaGCGTTTCGGGTACTAAATGCCCGAAATTAGTGCTAGAGTTCTGAGGGTTTAGCAATGAGGACAGGTTAAGGGAATTGAATCTCACGATCTAAGAGCAGGAACAGATATGATCACGATATACAAGATACCGAGTGAAATAACCATAAAGTGGATAAAAGTAGCATGTTTAAATTGAGATAAGGTAAAGCATGATGACgaaagtggaagctggaaacgcaaatgattTGAAGAACTGTAGGGTTTGAAAtgatttgaaaatgaaatgtattcgagccctgtacgggtggtcaacaagtggattgcacagaaaggggaaggtggggaagccacctccatctaccAGTTTAAGGCAAGATTTGCCAAAGATTTCGATGGCCAGGAATGTTAAATTATAATGCAATGGATACAAGAAGGCTAGTTGGCGAAGCATGAACTTCCCCGtactcactgataggtaagtactgatagATAAGAAAAATACCcatcgcataggttcgaaccctcagcaCGGCTCCGGTTGATTTGCTCATTAATATATCAGGGTAATGTTACCTCTGTATACTGATAGACtagcaccactaccacaatcatcaccaccaccacaaccaccacccttcactaccacaatcatcaccaccaccacaaccaccacccttcactaccacaactatcactaccaccacaaccaccacccttcactaccacaatcatcaccaccaccacaaccaccacccttcactaccacaacaatcaccaccatcacaaccaccacccttcactaccacaacaatcaccaccatcacaaccaccacccttcactaccacaacaatcaccaccaccacaaccaccacccttcactaccacaatcatcaccaccaccacaaccaccacccttcactaccacaacaatcaccaccaccacaaccaccacccttcactaccacaacaatcaccaccaccacaaccaccacccttcactaccacaacaatcaccaccaccacaaccaccacccttcactaccacaatcatcaccaccatcacaaccaccacccttcactaccacaatcatcaccaccaccacaaccaccacccttcactaccacaatcatcaccaccaccacaaccaccacccttcactaccacaatcatcaccaccaccacaacccacaacttgAAAAACATAGCGAGCCTCGAACCTTCGAataccatcttcttgaggttatcttgagatgatttcggggcttagcgtccccgcggcccggtcctcgaccaggcctcctttttgttacacatcccccaggaagcagcagcccgtagcagctgtctaactcccaggtacctatttactgctaggtgaacaggagtcatcagggtgaaagaaacattttgcccatttgtctccgcctgggatcgaacccggaacccccAATTCACACCCAAACGCCCCGACCTGTGAACAATCAGCCCCCACATTCATAATAATAATCCGAAACACGTTTCGTAATTAGAGTCACACCTAAACTACCAATTAGAGGCAGATTATTAGGATAACGACTagctgcaaggggggggggacaacggGCTTCATCTTTGCACACTAATTGTGTATTTAAATTATATTCAAATTAGCCTAATGAAGTTTGGCATGATATGGGTGGTAATTAGTTGTGTCAGGCGAGCCAGATTTTGTGAGCGTGTCCAATAATTTTGTATTATTTGTCGTCAGGGTGTAAGATATCTAATttgaacaagtccacaagggccgtaacgaggattcgaacctgcgtccgggagcatcccagaacctgccttaatagactgagctacgacagggttaaaaaagagttgaaaccgaaaacCCTGTCGTAGATCAGTCGAttcaggcagtgtctgggatgctcccggacgcaggttcgagtcctcgACGACAAAGTTGAAACCAAAAACCctgtcgtagcttagtcgattaaggcagtgtctgggatgctcccggacgcaggttcgaatcctcgtcacggcccttgtggatttgttcatattgacggaggtttcaacccttttaccctgtcgtagctcagtcgattaaggcagtgtctgggatgctctcggacgcaggttcgaatcctcgtcacggcccttgtggatttgttcatttgatgcatcatgttagtgtgatctctgtgtgtaatattTGATTTGTTTCTGTTGCTTTTAACTATTATGTGATTTTTATGCTTGGGGTGTACGCACCTAAGTGTGCTTGCTTAGTTGTGCTTcgactctttagtcccgccttatCCGACCCGTCAAGTGCCGTACAGGTTTTTAAGAATGTTAGGTATTTTGATATCTTTCTACTTCCATCTCACTTCTTTCGTTGATATCAAGTTTAATTCTTTATATCAGTCTTTGTAACTCATACCTATCAGTTCTGGTATACTTCTGGACTTTCTTCACACTTTATTGTGTTTGGAAATATTAAAAAATCCAAGCAGGCGCTGCatgttccaggattggtctgacatatgtggtatatcaaAATATCTAGAGGCAATTCGTATTTAAAAAACCATGCCTAAATCCATcatgatatcatatatatatatattcagctgTTAACATAAATATGTAATCTCAATCCTcaaacctcccccctcccccccccacccaggtgTGTACtaaactatttgtgcttgcagggttgagcctCTGTTCTTAAGCCCCGCCTCTCGACCATCATTAGTTCACTGCAGTGACCCTTCTCAATCGTTtttttcttatcatatttacattttaggCTTTGTATAGAATAGGCCTCGACAATTTAATCATCAAGTTCGTTCAACTTATTTACAACTCTTGGTCTGAACAATTAGGTTCAGTGTTCAACACTTACACAGTGTTGAACAGTGTTGAACAGTGTGGAACACAGTGTTGAACACGGTGTTGACATGTTCAATATACAATTAGAGGACAAAGATGAGGCTCGTTATCCCGCTTGCAGCTAGTTGTTATCCTAACACTCTGCCTCTAATTGCTTGAacacagcgttgaacacagcgttgaACACAATATATCACAATATCAGGAGGTTTAACGCTAGTGTATACCGGGTTCAGCCACTAGAGGGAATTCTCATTACAATAATTAACTACTCACACCTGTCAGTTAGACATGATATGAGGTGTGATAACGCCCCCCTCTACACGATATCAAGTAGCTACGAGCTCTGAATTACAGCTGATGTGTATCCCATTTACAAGTGATAACTAATACAGTACGTATCAAATACATGAGCAAGCGTGGAGAGATACAGTGACAAGCGAATAATTTGGATTCCTTGTACAAGGCCATGAATTCATGGTATTTCAACAGATCAACAAGGACGTTTATCCAGTGGTGGTGTTCATTGGATTCACGCGACGGTCCGCTGTCACTCAGactgtgcctctgagtgccagGGGAGGGCCACTGAGTGCCAGGGGTGGCCATTGAGTGCCAGGGGTGGCCACCGAGTGTCAGGAGAGGCCACTGAGTGCCAGGGGAGGCCACTGAGTGCCAGGGGAGGCCACTGAGTGCCAGGGGAGGCCACTGAGTGCCAGGAAAAGGCCGCTTGGGCACTCGACCTACTCCTAAGATCAACTACTATAATCAGATCTGAGATCACACGTCTTGTCAAAGGTCAACCATTCctgctgtttagatagtacttattgTAACTATTTGGACTATCGAACGTACATAGACTTGATGGTCAATTCGATAGtacaatttggtactattcactttataagtCTGAAGAAAAATTAAGTTAAaacccaaacttaaatattcctaggccttgtatagcacatatatgtactgtattaagcctaatatagcacatatatgtactgcattaggcctaatatagagcacatatatgtactgtattaggcctaatatagcacatatatgtactgtattaggcctaatatagcacatatatgtactgtattgggCCTGAAATTGCGTGTATTAAtcctaggataagttaggttcagTTAGCAACATAATTATACCTTTACCGGTTGGTTCAAATTCAGTAGTACTAAAttttactttctaattgtccattaagTCAATATTGTTACTATTAGGACTCTCtaaacaggaggacgggctggtcaaAGTACGCCACCAGTCAGATCAAAGTACGCCACCAGTCAGATCAAAGTACGCCACCAGTCAGATCAAAGTACGTCACCAGTCAGATCAAAGTACGCCACCAGTCAGATCAAAGTACGTCACCAGTCAGTTCAAAGTACGCCACCAGTCAGATCAAAGTACGCCACCAGTCAGATCAAAGTACGCCACCAGTCAGATCAAAGTACGCCACCAGTCAGATCAAAGTACGCCACCAGTCAGATCAAAGTACGTCTCCAGTCAGATCAAAGTACGCCACCAGTCAGATCAAAGTACGTCACCAGTCAGTTCAAAGTACGCCACCAGTCAGTTCAAAGTACGCCACCAGTCAGGTCAAAGTACACCTCCAGTCAGTTCAAAGTACGCCACCAGTCAGATCAAAGTACGCCACCAGTCAGGTCAAAGTACACCTCCAGTCAGTTCAAAGTACGCCACCAGTCAGATCAAAGTACGCCTCCAGTCAGTTCAAAGTACACCTCCAGTCAGTTCAAAGTACACCTCCAGTCAGTTCAAAGTACGCCACCAGTCAGTTCAAAGTACGCCACCAGTCAGTTCAAAGTACACCTCCAGTCAGTTCAAAGTATGCCTCCAGTCAGTTCAAAGTACGCCACCAGTCAGTTCAAAGTATGCCTCCAGTCAGTTCAAAGTACGCCTCCAGTCAGTTCAAAGTACGCCTCCAGTCAGTCCAAAGTACGCCTCCAGTCAGATCAAAGTACGCATCCAGTCGCCACCAGTCAGTTCATTGTTTGCCTCCAGTCAGTTCAAAGTACTGACaggaggtttggcgggtgcatggaatcacctttgaatctttgtttagaggacgggctgttcTCGCCACACCAGCTGTTTATgattgaaaaacggtttacacacgactcacaactgctgacgttcgaacacttccggaacaagtgtttcactgacgaattttgttcgaatcacaacgctgtaaatgcttcacccacgtactacaaatacaaataatcgccaccagaacctaaacacctaacctaacctaacctatatatacacaatatgctaatatattataatattaatttatacttgaaaaaaatctcgttttgaatgaacagcatgtaaaaaattatgaatacGTCCGTGGGGTCGacagctggatggaatggacttgagtcgaggacgggttgctataaCTGCTTCACTCACGTGCTACaattacaaataatcgccaacagaacctaaacatccaACCAAACTTAAACTATAGAGAGAACTTTACTATGACTATTTAAGCCTAACTTTATaactgtaatatatttatatatgagaacaaactttTATTTTAAATACATGATACTTTAGCATGAATGAATGCGCCTTAGTGGACGGCCGCAgccttaacgagcctggcctgaggagtgAAGTATACACTGAGGTAGTTAACATTAGGGCAAGCAAGTATATACAACACGCTCTTATACACTCTATAATATTAACATTATTGCAATATAACATAAACACATTTTGCAAGATGCACCAATGACCATAAAACCGAGTTGAATATAGAAAGGAATACAGTTACACAAAAGAGAGGTGTGTGTAGGAACTTATTGTCTCATTTCTCCCTACAACAACAGTTCTCTGGACCTGCGACACTGCTCGGCTTGCTCAGGCaaggagaaagattacagaacagTCTACAATACTCAGCAGTGAGGACAGAACCGCGGTAATCACAGTGTCGAGTTATATATTGTAAGCCAGTGAACTTACACAGTGAAATATATCAAACTTAACGTGAGAATTATCAACTCACGCAAActtatataattataaaataattatatacGGACGTCCATGTGAGGAACAGAGGATAAAGGGCCAATTTCATCCACAAATCTTGACTTAAACGAGTGTGGGAAAATGCCCAATTGTGACAGTAGTGGAAGGGAATTGTTACGGGgataagtgccaagccattacgactatg
This sequence is a window from Procambarus clarkii isolate CNS0578487 chromosome 36, FALCON_Pclarkii_2.0, whole genome shotgun sequence. Protein-coding genes within it:
- the LOC138371551 gene encoding uncharacterized protein yields the protein MKGEEEKKGLSKQEDGLVKVRHQSDQSTPPVRSKYATSQIKVRHQSDQSTPPVRSKYVTSQFKVRHQSDQSTPPVRSKYATSQIKVRHQSDQSTPPVRSKYVSSQIKVRHQSDQSTSPVSSKYATSQFKVRHQSGQSTPPVSSKYATSQIKVRHQSGQSTPPVSSKYATSQIKVRLQSVQSTPPVSSKYTSSQFKVRHQSVQSTPPVSSKYTSSQFKVCLQSVQSTPPVSSKYASSQFKVRLQSVQSTPPVSPKYASSQIKVRIQSPPVSSLFASSQFKVLTGGYESLEAPMLPRRELRMQQALPLWIATLRR